One stretch of Legionella birminghamensis DNA includes these proteins:
- a CDS encoding amidohydrolase family protein: protein MTSIDLEAHFYTRAVFDYLTRRKEYPRFVKENEPGAFSLQFTDDISLYQTEEFISVLCDLGEKRIREMDEAGLDIQVLSFSTPGIDELMPDYQTANSFAIELNDLVFETVQKNPSRFMGFATIAPYQPELGVKELERAINQLGFAGWLAHSNFGDGNYLDDRKYWPLLEAAESLNIPVYLHPTTPLTKEFGKYGFSLGGPPLGFQVDAALCLLRMIYAGVFDQFPKLTIILGHMGEMLPFLIPDRIDWAYASPSISTLEGFIKKRPAIKRTPAQVIMDNVYVTTSGRFSKPLLDYTLKVMGEDKLMLATDYPYENLKQSMDFIRGCGLPEALLEKICSGNARRLGIGNR from the coding sequence ATGACTAGCATTGACCTGGAAGCGCATTTCTATACGCGGGCAGTTTTTGATTATTTGACCCGGCGAAAAGAATACCCCCGCTTTGTTAAAGAGAATGAGCCAGGGGCTTTTTCGCTGCAGTTTACCGATGACATTTCACTTTACCAAACGGAAGAGTTCATCAGCGTTTTGTGCGATTTAGGCGAAAAGCGTATCAGGGAAATGGACGAGGCAGGGCTGGACATTCAGGTTTTGAGTTTCTCAACGCCTGGAATTGACGAGTTGATGCCAGATTATCAGACGGCAAATTCGTTTGCGATTGAGTTAAATGATCTTGTGTTTGAAACCGTCCAGAAAAATCCCAGCCGTTTTATGGGTTTTGCTACCATTGCCCCTTATCAGCCTGAACTGGGAGTGAAGGAGTTGGAGAGGGCAATTAATCAGCTAGGATTTGCAGGCTGGCTGGCGCACTCTAATTTTGGCGATGGAAATTATCTGGATGATCGAAAATACTGGCCGCTGCTGGAAGCAGCGGAAAGTCTGAATATTCCTGTATACCTTCATCCAACGACCCCCTTGACAAAAGAATTCGGAAAATATGGTTTCTCTTTAGGAGGGCCGCCACTGGGATTCCAGGTAGATGCCGCTTTGTGTCTGTTAAGAATGATTTATGCGGGTGTTTTTGATCAATTTCCTAAATTGACAATAATCCTGGGCCACATGGGTGAAATGCTCCCTTTTCTGATTCCTGATCGAATCGATTGGGCCTATGCCAGTCCCAGTATCTCAACGTTAGAGGGGTTTATAAAGAAAAGGCCAGCAATTAAACGGACTCCTGCGCAGGTGATAATGGATAACGTTTATGTGACCACTAGCGGTCGCTTTTCCAAGCCATTATTGGACTATACCCTGAAGGTTATGGGGGAGGATAAATTAATGCTGGCAACAGATTACCCTTATGAGAACCTGAAACAGAGTATGGATTTTATTCGCGGCTGCGGTTTGCCTGAGGCCTTATTGGAGAAGATATGCTCAGGCAATGCGAGACGCTTGGGGATTGGGAATAGATAA
- a CDS encoding ankyrin repeat domain-containing protein — translation MFNFLKKFTPAQPAAESAANLRNDKGETAVHLAAKANNVDRLIELLGAPELKVNAQTDAGDTALLIATRNHQLKAVNALLEKGASKTIKNKQDELPIHFAVTTADHSLSLLLVEKETLDAPNVYHETPLHYATRAGSLENVKMLLANSGSLTKATVKDPAFTIKKTTSLPGLSTPVHYALYESQLEILREMMRYDFNPSQQNQRGETAGFLAVSHAQAALLTNEDLQALLARKAVTKLTVKKESVLHAAVKNQQISAGQFTTILSIINPEIQGQGKIIDHGLINAQNNTGKTALIIAAEKGDILKAQALLDNQANPDLKDNAGFSAFMYAAKQQNLDMLRALKKAGADFSGEPGQLAIKNAALKGHFAVVTELIKLGAPAKTPIYPSEKNKESGLTSSISISKTHINEGDGKDLTRCIKKGDTPLHIAVRTNNSVMAEASLEADKSLVNFPNSRGKTPAHSAVKLLKDEIAPILQAKGEPINECTRVPGSSDNDPRYYTLDMATSAVPQFTTEARHLFFQGKHQLSSEQIAYRDRLTAKYNPQTANAQPAQAGASSLVVAATQLDERHGEAASYLSSQL, via the coding sequence ATGTTTAACTTTTTGAAAAAGTTCACTCCGGCCCAGCCTGCCGCTGAATCAGCCGCTAATCTCAGGAATGATAAGGGAGAAACGGCAGTCCATCTGGCAGCAAAAGCCAATAATGTCGACAGGCTGATCGAGTTACTTGGCGCTCCCGAATTAAAAGTCAATGCTCAAACGGATGCTGGCGATACAGCCCTCCTGATCGCTACCCGTAATCATCAGCTTAAAGCCGTAAATGCCTTGCTTGAAAAAGGCGCCTCAAAAACAATAAAAAATAAGCAGGATGAGCTGCCGATTCATTTCGCTGTAACCACCGCGGATCATAGTTTGAGTCTTTTGCTTGTTGAGAAAGAAACACTTGATGCACCTAATGTGTACCATGAAACGCCTCTACATTATGCAACCCGCGCAGGAAGTCTTGAGAATGTAAAGATGCTATTAGCTAATAGTGGCAGCCTGACTAAGGCCACAGTGAAAGATCCAGCATTTACAATTAAAAAGACCACTTCGCTGCCTGGATTAAGCACGCCTGTACATTATGCATTATATGAATCGCAATTGGAGATTTTGCGTGAGATGATGCGATACGATTTCAATCCATCTCAACAAAATCAGCGTGGAGAAACCGCCGGGTTTTTGGCAGTCAGCCATGCGCAGGCCGCATTGTTGACCAATGAAGATCTCCAGGCATTATTAGCTAGAAAAGCAGTCACTAAACTGACAGTGAAAAAAGAGTCCGTGCTGCATGCTGCTGTAAAAAACCAGCAGATTAGTGCCGGGCAATTCACCACTATTTTGTCTATCATAAACCCTGAAATACAGGGACAAGGCAAAATCATCGATCATGGCCTGATAAACGCTCAGAATAATACTGGTAAAACCGCACTGATCATTGCTGCTGAAAAAGGGGATATACTCAAAGCACAGGCATTGCTGGATAATCAGGCAAATCCTGATTTGAAGGATAATGCCGGGTTTTCAGCCTTTATGTATGCAGCGAAACAGCAAAATCTCGATATGCTACGAGCACTCAAGAAAGCGGGGGCTGATTTCTCAGGGGAGCCTGGTCAACTCGCCATTAAAAACGCTGCACTAAAAGGGCATTTTGCAGTTGTCACCGAGTTAATCAAATTAGGGGCACCGGCAAAAACCCCGATTTACCCTTCTGAAAAAAATAAAGAGTCAGGTTTAACCAGCTCAATCTCCATTAGTAAAACCCATATCAATGAGGGTGATGGTAAAGATCTTACCCGCTGTATTAAAAAAGGGGATACTCCCTTGCATATTGCGGTGAGAACTAATAATTCAGTAATGGCTGAAGCGAGTCTGGAAGCGGATAAAAGCCTGGTTAATTTCCCTAATTCAAGAGGTAAAACGCCAGCACATTCTGCCGTCAAGCTCCTGAAAGATGAAATTGCCCCCATTCTGCAAGCGAAAGGGGAGCCCATCAATGAGTGTACGCGAGTTCCTGGCAGTAGTGACAACGATCCGCGGTACTACACACTGGATATGGCGACTTCAGCAGTTCCTCAGTTTACGACTGAGGCAAGACATCTTTTTTTCCAAGGCAAACATCAGCTTTCTTCAGAACAGATTGCCTATCGGGATCGATTGACGGCCAAATATAATCCGCAAACAGCCAATGCTCAGCCTGCACAGGCGGGTGCCTCAAGTCTGGTTGTCGCGGCAACCCAGCTTGATGAAAGGCATGGCGAAGCGGCCTCTTATTTAAGTAGCCAGCTTTAG
- a CDS encoding MFS transporter, giving the protein MHYCPLTRKLLLIYAIQSLGGGIAFYIALFLSGHAHLSAAQIGVILSFASIGNIAGGYLGGYLCDKWNASYNLKIGLGIQGGGLFLLIFLQEYHCISVIMMMMGLGSYLYVTSSNYILNSKFNTAQRNRTNIIADQHIISNIGMFFAAILMGYSTEGYYQIIFTGVSLTLLLIALTLKTVKEEDFKTSGNSNTGLPTSSNTNYLSFLGIAVIGIIGLMFAAHRVGFPIFLDINFGNIHTGFLMALNPLIILMCQKTIVRYSTSNEFMAIVIGLVLFAFSFLILNYSPTLLIVLISTSLLTVGEILALTHAQSIAFAYAQPNKRGKIMGLYKATYSFTKVCGTYYAGMIIHNFSYSYLWALSACFGFFGAVMALMFLSKKGFGAWGNSPAC; this is encoded by the coding sequence ATGCATTACTGTCCACTTACCCGAAAACTCCTTCTCATTTATGCCATCCAGTCATTGGGCGGCGGGATTGCTTTCTACATTGCTCTTTTTCTCAGCGGACATGCTCATCTAAGCGCCGCTCAGATTGGCGTCATTCTTTCATTCGCTTCTATTGGCAATATTGCCGGGGGCTATCTTGGGGGTTATCTCTGCGATAAATGGAATGCTTCCTATAATTTGAAGATTGGACTGGGCATTCAGGGCGGCGGCTTGTTTTTACTTATTTTTCTGCAGGAATATCATTGTATTTCAGTGATTATGATGATGATGGGCTTGGGTAGTTATTTATATGTTACATCGAGTAATTATATCCTTAACTCCAAATTTAATACCGCTCAGAGGAATCGGACCAATATCATTGCTGATCAGCATATCATCTCTAATATTGGGATGTTTTTTGCAGCCATATTGATGGGGTACAGTACGGAAGGGTATTATCAGATAATATTTACCGGTGTATCACTAACTCTCTTGCTGATCGCGCTGACGTTAAAAACAGTAAAGGAAGAAGACTTTAAAACCTCAGGAAATTCAAACACTGGATTACCAACTTCAAGTAATACAAATTACCTTTCTTTTCTTGGTATCGCTGTCATTGGTATTATTGGATTGATGTTTGCAGCGCATCGTGTCGGTTTCCCCATCTTCTTAGATATCAATTTTGGTAATATTCATACCGGATTTTTAATGGCATTAAATCCATTAATTATACTGATGTGTCAGAAAACGATTGTCCGTTATTCGACAAGCAATGAATTTATGGCGATTGTGATTGGTCTTGTGTTATTTGCCTTTTCTTTTCTTATCTTAAATTATTCGCCGACTCTGCTTATAGTATTAATCTCAACTAGCCTTTTAACAGTGGGCGAAATTCTGGCGCTGACTCATGCACAATCAATTGCTTTTGCTTATGCACAACCCAATAAGCGCGGGAAGATAATGGGCTTATATAAAGCGACCTATTCATTCACCAAGGTCTGTGGAACTTACTATGCAGGAATGATAATTCACAATTTCAGTTACAGTTACCTTTGGGCCTTATCAGCCTGTTTTGGTTTTTTCGGAGCGGTTATGGCCCTGATGTTTTTATCTAAAAAGGGCTTTGGAGCTTGGGGCAACAGTCCAGCCTGTTAA
- a CDS encoding TIGR00730 family Rossman fold protein — protein sequence MQNSLRLYKKPETIGVYLGANVGSMMAFKQSVLKLAHEIIKHELTLIYGGSSFGMMGLLATTVKESGGRVIGVITRHLIEQERPLDSLDELIVVDSMQERKKIMQQLSDVFIAMPGGLGTLEEAIETWNAIKIKELDKPFGFLNIEGYFDKLFDFIGNCRDYGFIQSEQANIPFIEADPESLLNELILDTESAH from the coding sequence ATGCAGAATAGCCTGCGCCTGTATAAAAAACCGGAAACAATTGGTGTCTATTTAGGGGCTAATGTCGGTAGCATGATGGCATTCAAACAGTCTGTTTTGAAGCTTGCCCATGAAATCATAAAACATGAACTTACCTTAATCTATGGCGGCTCCAGTTTTGGGATGATGGGTTTATTAGCCACAACGGTTAAAGAATCAGGCGGCAGAGTCATTGGTGTTATTACCAGGCATTTAATCGAGCAGGAAAGGCCATTAGATTCCCTGGATGAACTGATTGTTGTTGACTCAATGCAGGAACGAAAGAAAATAATGCAGCAGCTCTCGGATGTATTTATTGCAATGCCAGGAGGCCTGGGAACTTTAGAGGAGGCAATTGAGACTTGGAATGCGATAAAAATAAAAGAATTGGATAAACCATTTGGCTTTCTTAATATTGAAGGATATTTCGATAAACTTTTTGATTTTATTGGAAACTGTCGGGATTATGGATTTATACAATCAGAGCAGGCAAATATCCCCTTCATTGAAGCAGATCCTGAAAGCTTACTGAATGAACTAATACTCGACACAGAAAGCGCTCATTAA
- a CDS encoding serine/threonine-protein kinase — MPKYSCATEDEDSSYESDDGSSYFPAATAQYKLVEYNPPQKISHRSIQIEPVFGGINYFLGSKHNTQRGYIAFKDLCSETKGLTALSGPNWFEEVVRYSRKIIDIVLNNKHGRKGYLATGTYSSARLFSAKSSLQEERRKTKVVLDPVRCDYKESRKKYHFFKSLYPHENSFYMEDQSKDTYRLVLPNIQGSLYGDLPLITDSNEQVKLFLATIKALKDCHSKHIVCLDLNPYNIKYIAPCSEYSLGRSFLIDGGFSNAPGEIIDTEFFRCETEEKLTRRLASCDYIAPECWYIGIAPFASESMDIYSMGKILTKMMSPLSPELIPYLEACCEQEPCKRPTLEELEQWLECLLHLNETYSPLM; from the coding sequence ATGCCTAAATATTCTTGCGCAACAGAGGATGAAGATTCCAGCTATGAAAGCGATGATGGCAGCTCTTACTTTCCTGCAGCTACAGCCCAATACAAGCTTGTTGAATATAATCCCCCCCAAAAAATATCCCATAGAAGCATTCAAATAGAACCAGTGTTTGGGGGAATAAACTATTTTTTAGGCAGCAAACATAACACTCAAAGGGGGTATATTGCTTTTAAAGATCTCTGCTCTGAAACAAAGGGTTTAACTGCATTAAGCGGTCCGAATTGGTTCGAAGAAGTGGTGAGGTACTCAAGGAAGATTATTGACATTGTTTTAAACAATAAGCATGGAAGGAAAGGTTATCTTGCAACAGGAACTTATTCTTCGGCAAGACTATTTTCTGCAAAATCATCCTTGCAAGAAGAGCGCAGAAAAACTAAAGTGGTTTTGGATCCCGTACGATGCGATTATAAGGAAAGCAGAAAAAAATATCATTTTTTTAAAAGTCTTTATCCGCATGAAAACAGCTTTTATATGGAGGACCAAAGCAAAGACACCTACCGCTTAGTCTTACCCAATATTCAAGGTTCTCTTTATGGCGATTTGCCCTTAATTACTGATTCTAATGAACAAGTTAAATTATTTTTGGCGACAATAAAAGCCTTAAAAGACTGTCATTCCAAACACATCGTATGTCTTGATTTGAACCCTTATAACATTAAGTATATTGCCCCCTGCAGTGAATACAGTTTGGGGCGTAGTTTCTTAATTGATGGCGGTTTTTCCAATGCCCCAGGCGAAATAATCGACACGGAATTTTTCAGATGTGAGACAGAGGAAAAATTGACCAGGCGCCTTGCGTCATGCGATTATATTGCTCCCGAATGTTGGTATATAGGCATTGCACCTTTTGCCTCTGAGAGTATGGATATCTATTCGATGGGGAAAATACTAACAAAGATGATGTCGCCACTTTCGCCTGAATTAATTCCTTATCTAGAAGCCTGTTGCGAACAAGAACCTTGTAAACGACCCACCCTTGAAGAATTAGAACAATGGCTTGAATGCTTATTGCACCTGAATGAAACCTATTCACCCTTGATGTAA
- a CDS encoding histidine kinase dimerization/phospho-acceptor domain-containing protein, with protein sequence MKTSSTKSVTLLGEMEQLLSITHRQNHSVEEILEKVIHYYETIIGCMPGNVYWLDKEGRAVGCNKNVLTMFGLDSIDEFKGLTFDGMQRIGRWSDTAAQSFKQDTLEVIVTGLPKLNIEEPPIPHSDGRIIHFLTHRVPLFDEKKEVIGVVGISIDITERKQLEIALKEAKERAESANQSKNEFLENMRHDIRTPLTGIVGFAELLKMDPDPRHVQEYADNLVASSHALLDLLDEVLEAIRVSSGEIPKLKKKFNLKDALENVIKLNCAKAAQKN encoded by the coding sequence ATGAAGACATCAAGCACAAAGTCTGTAACACTGTTAGGTGAAATGGAACAACTGCTAAGTATTACCCATCGCCAGAATCATAGCGTTGAGGAAATCCTTGAAAAAGTTATCCACTATTACGAGACCATTATTGGCTGCATGCCAGGAAATGTGTATTGGCTGGATAAAGAAGGGCGCGCTGTCGGCTGTAATAAAAATGTGTTAACCATGTTTGGTTTGGATTCTATCGATGAATTCAAAGGGTTAACCTTTGATGGCATGCAACGGATTGGTCGATGGAGTGATACAGCCGCCCAATCGTTTAAACAGGACACCCTAGAAGTCATCGTCACAGGCCTTCCTAAATTAAATATTGAAGAGCCGCCTATTCCGCACAGCGATGGGCGAATTATCCATTTTCTTACTCACCGTGTTCCCCTTTTTGATGAAAAGAAAGAAGTCATTGGCGTCGTTGGGATTTCTATCGATATCACTGAGCGAAAGCAACTAGAGATCGCACTGAAGGAAGCCAAGGAGCGTGCTGAGTCTGCCAACCAATCGAAGAATGAATTCCTGGAGAACATGCGTCATGATATCCGTACTCCCTTGACCGGTATTGTGGGTTTTGCAGAATTGCTCAAGATGGATCCCGATCCCCGTCATGTTCAGGAATATGCGGATAACTTAGTCGCCTCAAGTCATGCCCTACTGGATTTGCTCGATGAAGTACTTGAAGCAATCCGCGTGAGTTCAGGGGAAATCCCAAAGCTTAAGAAGAAGTTTAATCTAAAGGATGCCCTGGAGAATGTGATCAAACTAAATTGTGCCAAAGCCGCTCAAAAAAATTAG
- a CDS encoding response regulator has translation MRIHRVALELLANALNFTDTGFVKLSALLAKRDDQKMVLKLIVEDSGMGIPKDKQHEIYVQFKRLTPSYQGIYKGAGLGLAVVKQFIDELNGEIYVKSELQKGTCFTCIIPLQAPLLDDGFGVDSSLDRVIDRPYETTYAQQIKPVVRDESSHSLRVLVVEDNAIAQTVARSFLAKLGCVAEIAETGKKAITLWEGGQFDLILMDIGLPDLDGYEVTHQIRMQELARKTHVPIIALTAHAGNESKKRCIEAGMNAVLTKPLTLQNCEDILAAFIPGHKLKEGSLKNNPNDSSKPATQENQWFELSVFPLLDIEEGLKTLGDKDNFTEMLQFMLSESLPDDTEKLKSAHDDGNWEKTQQLVHKIKGGAVYVGTMQLKMACQYFDQYWKSGEKQLLEPLYQQVVTVIEQSIRAISFWLSEE, from the coding sequence GTGCGGATTCATCGGGTCGCTTTAGAACTCCTGGCAAACGCCTTAAATTTTACAGATACCGGTTTTGTTAAGCTGTCTGCTTTACTAGCTAAACGTGACGATCAAAAAATGGTGCTAAAGCTTATCGTTGAGGATTCGGGGATGGGTATCCCCAAAGACAAGCAGCATGAAATTTATGTGCAATTTAAACGGCTTACTCCCTCCTATCAAGGAATTTACAAGGGAGCCGGTTTGGGCTTGGCGGTCGTCAAACAATTTATCGATGAGCTCAATGGGGAAATCTATGTAAAAAGTGAGCTTCAAAAAGGAACATGCTTTACCTGCATCATTCCTCTCCAGGCCCCTCTATTAGACGATGGTTTTGGCGTAGACAGTTCGCTGGATAGAGTGATTGACAGACCTTATGAAACCACCTATGCCCAGCAAATAAAACCTGTCGTTCGCGATGAATCAAGCCATTCACTTCGCGTCCTGGTTGTAGAGGATAATGCGATTGCACAAACCGTTGCCCGCTCGTTCCTGGCAAAATTAGGCTGCGTTGCAGAAATAGCAGAAACAGGTAAAAAAGCGATAACCTTATGGGAAGGCGGACAGTTTGATTTAATCCTCATGGACATTGGTCTACCCGATTTAGACGGTTATGAGGTCACTCATCAAATCCGAATGCAGGAGTTAGCTAGAAAAACCCATGTTCCCATCATTGCCCTCACTGCCCATGCAGGCAATGAGAGTAAGAAACGCTGTATTGAAGCAGGCATGAATGCCGTGTTGACTAAACCGCTCACCCTGCAAAACTGTGAGGATATACTGGCTGCGTTCATTCCTGGTCACAAACTAAAAGAAGGATCGTTGAAAAATAATCCAAATGATTCATCCAAGCCTGCTACTCAAGAGAACCAATGGTTTGAACTCTCAGTATTTCCTCTCCTGGATATTGAAGAAGGATTGAAAACCTTAGGCGATAAAGACAATTTCACAGAGATGCTTCAGTTTATGCTGTCTGAATCCTTGCCAGATGATACCGAAAAATTAAAATCAGCGCATGACGATGGAAACTGGGAAAAAACGCAGCAATTGGTGCACAAAATTAAAGGCGGTGCAGTTTATGTTGGCACCATGCAACTCAAAATGGCCTGCCAATATTTTGATCAATACTGGAAATCCGGGGAAAAGCAATTGCTAGAGCCGCTTTACCAACAAGTAGTGACTGTCATTGAACAGAGTATTAGAGCGATTTCGTTCTGGTTAAGTGAAGAATAA
- a CDS encoding GNAT family N-acetyltransferase produces MQNVRPANSKDIDFIYSSLKEDLEEQGVLHRFNYSKESFKSMIFCEQPIAYFLILIIEGEPAGFVNYAIDNRNFTVNNPSKNLYINDLFVRKEYRRKKGATLLMEEIKKIAVVEGCGRIEGFVLANNSISLSFYRDYLKAEIISEDLHCMRIRVSPTV; encoded by the coding sequence ATGCAAAATGTACGTCCTGCCAATTCAAAAGATATTGATTTCATCTATAGTTCTCTAAAAGAAGATCTAGAGGAGCAAGGTGTTTTACATCGCTTCAATTATTCAAAAGAAAGTTTTAAAAGTATGATTTTCTGCGAACAACCAATTGCTTATTTCTTAATCTTGATTATCGAGGGAGAACCGGCTGGATTTGTTAACTACGCCATCGACAATAGAAATTTTACTGTAAATAATCCATCCAAAAATCTGTATATCAATGATTTATTTGTCAGAAAAGAGTACCGTCGCAAGAAAGGCGCCACCTTGTTGATGGAGGAAATCAAGAAAATTGCCGTCGTCGAAGGATGCGGAAGAATTGAAGGATTTGTGCTTGCAAACAACTCAATATCGCTAAGCTTCTATCGTGATTATCTGAAAGCAGAAATAATAAGTGAGGATCTGCATTGCATGCGCATTAGGGTATCACCCACTGTCTGA